A region from the Gossypium hirsutum isolate 1008001.06 chromosome A08, Gossypium_hirsutum_v2.1, whole genome shotgun sequence genome encodes:
- the LOC121204691 gene encoding two-component response regulator 24, whose protein sequence is MAQSKNGGRKLGQSNKMTALVVDDNMINRTIHHRLLDNLGIENEVVSNGKEAVDIHYSGKMFDLVLMDMDMPIMNGIEATKKLREMGIRSVIAGVSSRAMEEEIQEFMEAGLDDYQEKPLTMPKLVSIIHKING, encoded by the exons ATGGCTCAAAGCAAAAATGGTGGGAGAAAATTAGGGCAATCCAACAAGATGACGGCACTCGTCGTGGACGACAACATGATCAACCGAAcgattcatcatcgacttttggACAATCTGGGGATCGAAAATGAAGTTGTCAGCAACGGGAAAGAAGCCGTCGATATCCACTATTCCGGGAAGATGTTCGACCTTGTTTTGATGGATATGGATATGCCAATCATGAATGGCATTGAG GCTACGAAGAAGCTTCGTGAAATGGGAATTCGAAGCGTGATTGCGGGTGTATCGTCACGAGCAATGGAAGAAGAAATACAAGAATTTATGGAAGCTGGTTTAGATGATTACCAAGAGAAGCCATTGACAATGCCTAAGCTTGTTTCTATTATCCATAAGATCAACGGGTAG